One region of Candidatus Peribacteraceae bacterium genomic DNA includes:
- a CDS encoding glycosyltransferase family 4 protein, whose product MHPRIVILSAFASPFRSGAEACAEEVPQALCGRFDFTIVTARLRRDLPRNDVLNGIPVVRVGFGSPRDKWLFPFLAPFAVRKLRPHIVHAVLESYAGLALVFCRFLAPSAKRMLTQQSTNTSFLLSLMYRSSHVLTAISSALVARSERYGRTDVRHIPNGVPYASIRETCGRVPKVPRRILFAGRLEPMKGVDVLLGALSSLSGGEGGEPLDVHIVGDGSLRKLLEMQSRSFLPEGTFRGYIPFPVIHEEYAEAEIFVGLSRSEALGNVFLEAQAAGCAVVATDVGGIPDVVQNGVTGILVPPDDPEAAAEALKNLLRDPSLRLRLATAGVENAKRYDWGEIAERYAELYGQLNRSI is encoded by the coding sequence ATGCATCCTCGCATCGTCATCCTCTCGGCTTTCGCATCCCCTTTTCGCAGCGGGGCGGAGGCGTGCGCGGAGGAGGTACCCCAGGCGCTTTGCGGCCGGTTCGACTTCACCATCGTCACGGCGAGGTTGCGGCGGGACCTTCCGCGGAACGACGTGCTCAACGGTATCCCCGTCGTCCGCGTGGGTTTCGGTTCGCCACGGGATAAGTGGCTCTTCCCCTTCCTCGCCCCTTTTGCCGTCCGCAAACTCCGGCCGCACATCGTCCATGCCGTGCTGGAATCCTACGCGGGGCTGGCGTTGGTCTTCTGCCGCTTCCTCGCCCCTTCGGCCAAGCGCATGCTTACGCAGCAGAGCACCAACACCTCCTTCTTGCTCTCGCTGATGTACCGTTCCAGCCACGTGCTCACGGCGATCAGCAGTGCGCTCGTCGCGCGTTCCGAACGGTACGGCCGCACGGACGTCCGCCACATACCCAACGGGGTACCCTATGCTTCCATCCGCGAAACATGCGGAAGGGTCCCCAAAGTCCCGCGGCGCATCCTCTTCGCGGGGCGCCTGGAACCGATGAAGGGTGTGGATGTATTGTTGGGGGCTCTTTCTTCCCTCTCCGGTGGAGAGGGGGGAGAGCCGCTCGACGTGCATATCGTAGGGGACGGGAGTTTGCGAAAGCTGCTGGAGATGCAATCCCGTTCCTTCCTTCCCGAGGGGACGTTCCGCGGCTACATTCCCTTCCCGGTTATCCATGAGGAGTATGCGGAAGCCGAGATCTTCGTCGGCCTCTCACGCAGCGAAGCGCTGGGGAACGTATTCTTGGAAGCGCAGGCGGCGGGGTGTGCGGTGGTTGCCACGGACGTGGGCGGCATTCCCGATGTCGTCCAAAACGGCGTCACGGGCATCCTCGTCCCGCCGGATGATCCCGAGGCCGCCGCGGAGGCGCTGAAAAATCTGCTGCGGGATCCCTCCCTGCGCCTGCGGTTGGCTACTGCGGGAGTGGAGAACGCGAAGCGGTACGATTGGGGTGAGATTGCGGAGCGGTATGCGGAGCTCTATGGGCAACTGAACCGCTCGATATGA
- a CDS encoding glycosyltransferase family 4 protein → MKTILLISPYWKEQHRWMVSSFKLAELWQRIGYKVVVVCMGSNERSAVSGQRPVSEERTSVEHISDTLTIYRMRDIFFRDPWNYGIAFGFARFVGKVVKEEKPDVIVINKLLFWTSLAGIRLRLTGRRFLLLTDALVGMTWWPRGLLPKAGAFLYAWTLGWLLLLLADRVVTFHPQPAPLLRKLLIAKKTEVIPTGVDPEPFGKHHGPMTNDQVTVTYVGRLESVKGVDDFLAAAVPITKEVPSLRVQVVGWHWNDHPLVTRYNDQVTFTGLRDDVPAILSQTDIFVLPSHSEGLSNALMEAMASGCACVASDVGGNSFLIQNGVSGFLYPAGDRRALAAHIRRLLDDPTKRKALGEAARKRIEEEFSWRVVGERYRQLFEGTMRNAKYEMHNGSKASVLQSPP, encoded by the coding sequence ATGAAAACGATTCTCCTCATCTCCCCGTACTGGAAGGAACAGCATCGCTGGATGGTGAGCTCGTTCAAGCTCGCGGAGCTCTGGCAGAGGATCGGGTATAAAGTTGTTGTTGTTTGTATGGGATCAAATGAGCGGTCAGCGGTCAGCGGCCAGCGGCCAGTCTCCGAGGAGCGTACCTCTGTTGAGCACATCTCTGACACGTTAACGATCTACCGGATGCGGGATATCTTTTTCAGGGACCCGTGGAACTACGGCATCGCCTTCGGCTTCGCGCGTTTTGTGGGGAAGGTCGTGAAGGAGGAGAAGCCCGACGTGATCGTCATCAACAAGCTCCTCTTCTGGACGTCGCTCGCGGGCATCCGCCTCCGCCTCACCGGCCGCAGGTTCCTCCTCCTCACCGACGCGCTCGTGGGCATGACGTGGTGGCCGCGCGGGCTTCTCCCCAAGGCCGGCGCCTTCCTGTATGCGTGGACGCTGGGGTGGCTGCTCCTGCTGCTTGCGGATCGCGTGGTCACATTCCATCCGCAGCCCGCTCCGTTGCTGCGGAAGCTCCTCATCGCGAAGAAGACGGAGGTGATACCCACGGGGGTTGATCCGGAGCCCTTCGGGAAGCACCACGGACCAATGACCAATGACCAAGTGACGGTGACATACGTCGGCCGCTTGGAATCCGTGAAAGGTGTGGATGATTTTCTCGCGGCGGCGGTCCCCATCACCAAGGAAGTACCCTCTTTGCGCGTCCAGGTGGTCGGGTGGCATTGGAACGATCATCCCCTGGTGACGCGGTACAACGATCAGGTGACGTTCACCGGCCTGCGCGACGATGTCCCCGCCATCCTTTCGCAGACGGATATCTTCGTCCTCCCGAGTCACAGCGAAGGGCTCTCCAATGCCCTCATGGAAGCCATGGCATCCGGCTGCGCCTGCGTGGCGAGCGACGTGGGGGGGAACAGCTTCCTCATCCAAAACGGCGTCTCCGGCTTCCTCTACCCTGCGGGCGACCGGCGGGCGTTGGCTGCGCATATCCGACGCCTGCTCGATGATCCCACAAAACGGAAAGCTTTGGGGGAAGCGGCACGGAAGAGGATTGAGGAGGAGTTCAGTTGGAGGGTAGTGGGGGAGCGGTATCGGCAATTATTTGAAGGGACAATGAGAAATGCAAAATATGAAATGCACAATGGTAGCAAGGCTTCCGTTCTCCAATCGCCACCATAA
- a CDS encoding DUF2304 domain-containing protein — protein sequence MRLTPYQIITPLISAVAIFYAWNLVLRRKKSVLEAGLWTIFWGAITLMALYPNLLSYLSAITGIENQENAVIVTFLGILFFMVFYLVVRLEELEQKHAKLVRHLALREAGLERNMETEETDESKETKV from the coding sequence GTGCGTCTCACCCCGTACCAAATCATCACGCCCCTCATTTCCGCCGTCGCCATCTTCTACGCGTGGAATTTGGTGCTGCGTCGCAAGAAGAGCGTACTGGAGGCGGGGTTATGGACCATCTTCTGGGGCGCGATAACCCTTATGGCGCTGTACCCCAACCTTCTCTCGTACCTCTCCGCCATCACGGGCATCGAGAACCAGGAGAACGCCGTGATCGTCACGTTCCTGGGCATTCTCTTCTTCATGGTGTTCTACCTGGTGGTCCGTCTGGAGGAACTGGAGCAGAAGCATGCGAAGCTGGTGAGGCATCTGGCCCTTCGGGAAGCTGGACTGGAGAGGAATATGGAAACCGAAGAAACCGATGAATCCAAAGAAACCAAGGTGTGA